The window TGAACAGGACTGACATCTGCACACAAGAGAAGCAAGGAAGGTCTTAGAGTTAATTGATGCctacctgcaaaaaaaacaaaaaaaatgacaagcacCATTTTATCACAATTTGAgttgtttcatttgaaaaatgaaagaatgcaagggccactttgatattataGATACAAGTTAAATATGCTGTATGTTTTATTAAACTCCATCTTATCTTTGCGATGTCAGCAAagatgtacaaaaaaataaccatttttttcttcaatatttcaactttatgcgacaAAAGtgactttgtttttcctcataatattacaagtttattcttgtaaaactgcaactttttttcttgttagaatatgaattatttctcgtaatattttgactttattctcaaaaaatgacagctttttttttttacattttccaactgtttcagctacttgtaattatgactttattcccataatattttgactttattcccatattagaactttttccccaaccaaattttccagaaatttgcgtaaaattgcaaatttcctcattagaatacgacttcttctcttaatattttgactttattctcataaaattacagctgtttttttccaattttcgctttttttttcaactactgtatgtcaactttcttcttggaaattttcttaTCATAATaagaactttattcccataatttaaaaaagtcattttttcctctcataatattacgacgttattctcttaatattttgtatttttaataaatttttaatttacacattttatttaatttcatttattagtgtatttatttgcatataCAGAGCCAATGaaagggggtgtccaaagtgcggcgcgGTGGCCGTTATAGAATATTAgagaaatacaattaaaccaaaaaactactgtatttcaattttcttgCAGCTGCGGCTCAGGAGGTCGAGCAGGCcctccagaaaccggaaggttggcagTTCATTCCTCTCTCCCGCCACCCAGTCACAGTCGTTATGTCCCTAGGCAGGACACTTCACCCccccttgcctccagtgctttgggtgccttgaaaataatccattatttcttaatatttgacttcattgatttttttttttgcttgttttattgttaaatgatatttttatgaatgtgCACTCTGGACAACCCTCTTCAAAACTACATGTGCGCCATCCTGAAGGTACAGATGTTCCTCAAGTCTTGAGCCTCAAAGGTCTTTGCACCTCCCCAAAGTAGAGCATAGCTGTAGTGACATACGGTATGTGTAGTGACAGCGTGATCCACCTGTATCAAGATGACAGACAGCACACCGGGACCAGTGGAGTTCATCAGGTCCATGTAGTAGTCGATGAGAGCCTCCCTGCAACCGCGGTTGTACAGGTTGAGCTCTTCGTTCTGGAACTCGTAATTGTAGTGGGCGGCGTTGTCCGTCAGGTGGTACTGCAGGCAGGGCCGAGGGGACGCTGGGTTACAGCAGCTGAAGGGGACGCCATCCAGCAGGAAGCGCCCATCTATGTTGCTGCGGATGCGACTAGAGAATCGGAGAAGGCACATAGGGAATGTGAAGTGTTTTATTAATGTAAAAGACGTCACAGAAACGTTACTTTTAGCTTAGCTTTCACTCATTTTGTCTTTGACTAGCACAACTGTGTTTAAATGTACTAATTTCtgtctttaactcattcaatcccagacattttccccaaaacaaccccttcagtagcggccattttagacgattttgatctttcaaggcacacagaacattgtgtgctatggttatataaacatggaacctaccaaaagaaagattaggctcccgtctttcatcggaaaaaaaggtttgcttctccctttttccgttctttagtaatcaacagTAGAAAATAggtcagtttcaggaaaatatcagctccccACTAAAAAGGGAGgtaaaccagctttttgtgaaaagatacatttcaagcataactttcactttgacacaatgtttgggcttttgtgacagctcaaatatctaaacaactataccacaacataaacaacacaaaaaagggttctTTTACAAAtgggttgtattgtgtgtgcacgcgtgtgcgtgtgtgtgcgtgtttgtgtgcatgcgttaaaatttttCTACAACGCGTAACCTTTAGCACGCTTccctcctccatgctcttccacttcctccttgctgccgagtgtgtttttacgtgctcttatcaaatgcacttccaccaccttgtggccgtttttatagcttaaaactgctctaaaagtgacatccattagtgtgcagttgtgtcatcacctctttttgcctctcgcgcaaaaaaatctataatatctaaatatgtctttgggatcaggcgttggggtttataaaaacatataaatacgtctttggtattgaatgggtTAAGGTGAGGTGTGATGTTAAAAATGTTCCTCTCATCACTGCATCATCATGCACTCACTCCTTGACATCCTTGGAGGTGTAGTCCAGGTATCTGTTGCTGACCCACTGCACTTCAAACCAGTCCCTGAAGTTAGTGTTTCCACAACAACGGAACTCCATCTGCAGACGATCGATGGTCTCCTTCTGGAAACAGCGCCCCGGAACGTCCGTGTCCTTGTAGAAGCGGATGCCATTCCTCAAACCGACCTGAGACCAGAGAAGGGGGGTAGGTGTTTTCATTTCCCTATTTGACACTCTCGTGTTTATTACGTTGTACGCACATGGTTTGTTGCTCTAAGTGAATGGGAAATTCCCACAGCAGATATTTAAACACTGTCGATTGGCTTCCCAAAGAAGAGTAAACTACTTGCAATTCAAAACTGAAACCCAACATCTTAGTTTTGAGAGTTTTTCTTTGGACTggcattttttacatttcattaatcacactatgaatagatttattttagatttttctaaatacatttttcatttctatttttaatttttttaaaattcatttatatttgtatatatttgtatttacagtaccagtcaaaggtttggaccAGCGGGGGGGTCAAAGTGCGGCCTCGGGTGCCGTTTGCACCCCACAGCATATTACAGAAATAAGatgaaactaaaaaaaacagcaaaaattgagaaaaaattatttatattaaaatattttaaatacatttttaatacatttttaatttatatacagtatatatatatatatatatttttttttttcctttattcttgtatttatttgtatttacagaACCAGTCAAAGGGTTGgacctggggtgtccaaagtgcggcccagaggCCATTTGTGGCTGCAGCACGTTAGAGAAATaagattaaacaaaaaaaaactgcaaaaattgagaaaaaaagatttattttagaatattttttatatatttttaatttatatatatacagtatatatatataatttattcttgtatttatttgtatttacagaACCTGTCAAAGGGttggaccaggggtgtccaaagtgcggcccgaaatccatttgtggcccgcagcttgtattatattggcccgcggcacattacAGGACtaaaattcaaccaaaaaaacataaaaacatagaCAGTATATTTAGTTTAGAATATTtctttatacattttaaatgcatatgttttatttattcttgtatttgtttgtatttgctggagcagtcaaaggtttggaccaggggtgtccaatgtgcggcccgggggccatttgcggcccgcagcttgtaTTTTATTGGCCAGTGGCACATTatactgtagaaataaaattaaacaaaatgggaaaaataaagcaaaaaggcaaaatgtaatgaGAATTCGCTGGAATGTAGATATTAATAACTtagaataaaacaaagctttgtttttaaatatatatactttttgttttttgcctttttacaaaatttgaaaatacataaaaatatcaaagtggcacccccgcatcctttgaacttttaaaaatatataaattttaatatttatattgaatTTGATATCAGttgcagtttgcagtggtgtagaactgcctGGCGTCATACTTGGAGGTGTTTGTAATATTTCCATAACCTTTCTTAGCTCAATAAGAAGGTGCTCAATATGAAGCTTGTCAATATGACGCAGTTGGGGCGTACGCCTGGAAATGACGAGCACAAGAATAAAAGATCCTGTTCCAGTACTGTAATAcacattatctttgtaaaagcagaCTTTGTCTTTGCACTGGATCCTGTTAAGTTGTGCGGCTGTTCCTAACGTTGTGGCCAGTGAGAtggatgtgcatgtgcatgtgcatgtgtgatcCCACCTTCAAGGACTCCTCCAGGCGGCCCTGCAGGGCGTAGCTGAGCACCACCACGGTGATGAGCAGGCAGCAGAGGAGCGCGGCCACGGCGTACCACCCCAGCAGGAGAACCTTCCAGCGCGGGAAGCGACTCGGGTCCAAGGAGTCCTGGCACACTCGGCCGGCAACCCAGTTGGTGCCGATGGAGGCCAGGCCGACCAGCATGAGGATGTTGGGCACCACGTGGATCTCTGTGTTATCCATCACCTTTAGAAGTGAAAAGGGAACAGGAAATGACCTCAAGTCATACTGAAAGTCACCAAGATTCAGCGTCAGGGTTTATTTAGACTACACTTGCACACTATCATGGTAGCAGTACTGCACAAAACTGCTACCATCCATCATCCTTATACCGTAATTAGAAGTCTGCTCACTTTTCATCAATGTTGATGAATCGCATGAAGTCGTCATGTTGTTCCCTTTGACTAGCCGGTGTGCAAAAAGAGGGCTTCGGAGCAGAATCGATTGAAATCATCTGAGCACAAGATTGCGGATCACTCACTATTCAGTATCGGTATACCAATCAGTATTCTTGGGAGGGCACCCAGGCTTCATGCTGGGACTTTTTAAAGCAAGTGTTGTCCTTATGCAGCCTTCATTGCGCATCAATCAGTCAATGTTACTTCTGCTGCAAATCAATAACACTTTGCTTCACAATCACAAGACTGCAGCAGCAATGCTCTCGCTGGTGATCGATAACATCTTCTGTACTGTCAGCTGCTTTTCTTTCCATGTGAGCCAATCAAACGTCAATGAGGTGACAAACTTCACCTTGTAGGTTGCGGTATTCACGTTGTATGCATTTTATTTACTCTaacccagtgcttctcaaatggcGGGGGGGGACGCGGTGAACTGTCATGGGGGTCGTGAGAGGCAGGTAGGACTTTcagtgttagtgcagacctgccaacatgtatgaatttgtcgtactcagcatgcattTGGACTCTGATGCTTGTATTCTTCACTGCTCTACACTTGGTTGCATTTCTCTGGTTCCCGTTTTGAGTTCTGTTCTGTACAGTGCAGATAAATAATTAGataacatttctgtccccagtgggggcatgacagaaaatactgCTCTAGCCTGAactgaaataaaaaattaaaccaaaaaaaaaacagcaaaaattgggaaaaatctatttattttagaatatttttatacattttacttaatatttgttgtttcttttaatttcatttatttgtatatatacaaCAAGGTttggaccaggggtgtccaaagtggagcccgcagcttgttttttattagcTTGCGACacattataagaataaaattaaaccaaaaaaatccagcaaaaattgggaaaaatatgtttattttataattattttatacattttattttttttttatttattcttgtatttatttgtataaacaGGACAAGTCAATAGTTTGGACCactggtgtccaaagtacggcctggTAGCCTTTGTGGACCACAGCTTGTactttattggcctgcggcacattataggaataaaattaaaccaaaaaccgcagcaaaaattgggaaaatatatatttattttagaatatttacattttttaatttcttttaatttaatttattcatgtatttatttgtatatacaaaatcagtcaaaggtttggaccaggggtgtccaaggtggggcccgggggccgtttgcagcccacagcttgctttttattggcccgcggcacattataagaataaaatttATATCCCGAAATAtagattatattttttatacatttttaatgagtatattttttcatttcatttcttcttgtatttatttgtatatacgGGGCTGTCCAAACCTTTTGCAGCAGGGGCCACATACAATGAAAACAatgaattaattgtatttttagactgAAAATAGCCCCCGTGccacacttgggacacccctgcactcATGAACGCATTTGTTTCATCCATCTTTACCTCCGCCCTACGGAGCAGCTCTATCTTAAGGTAGACCCCCAGAGAAAAGATGAAGGACCCGCACATCACGGCCATCCAGGACAAGAGCCACAAGCCCTGTGCCAGGCGCACCCGCCTCTGCTGGGTGAACTTCATCTTCAGCAGCACCATGGCTCCTTAGCTCTGCTCCGAACACCAGAAAGAAGAGCAGGAGTTGCACTTAAAGGTCAGGAGTGTGAGAATTCTACTCGGGTATGCTTTGTGAATCCAGGGGTGGcatcaaaatcaaatcaaataaaaacgcACAGAGGGAGGTCGTGTCGTAATCCAGCGGTCTTGTTGAGTTATCAACAAGTTGAGCTCATCTAAGTTGTTCCAGGTGAAGCGGATAAGCAGGTAGATCCCTTGGATGCTAGAGGACGCGGTCAATCTCAGACTGTAATCCAAAAGCACAAATTCATATGGATGTTGACTTTGCCCCCCAGTGATTTTTGGGTAATTCcagatgggggggaaaaaagtgaataaaaagtTGACAATTGTtgaagaaaagttgaaatattataaatGTTCCTGGCTTTCCAATCAAGTACGTGGTCACACTGCGGTCAACCCCCCCTCCACTCCGATTTACAGTCAAAGAGGTCCTTCTCTTGGTGTGATCTGGCTGTCTTTTGATGGCACCCTAGTGTTctcttttggggtttttttggataTTTTTGCGGCGCCCCCCCCTAAACCGCAGTAGCCATGGTTGGAGGACGCAGAGAATGGGCACAGTGGAGAGAATGGAGCCCTAATCCCCTCCCCCAGATGGGATCCTATTAGGAGCCAGGGGCCAATGGGAAAGCAGGCCAGTGTCTGATCAGCAAACTTGTTCTGATGCACAACATAGAAAGGGAGGGCCCATGTCAGGACAGCTTTTACTGTCCTTATACAGCCATGTGACACACCATGCATGCCCAAGAGACCTGAGGCAACACTTACACGTCATAGTAAACATGTTTGCATTCATTCTGCTGTACAGACATAATAAGACCCAGTTTGGGCTTCTTGGAGAGCTCCAAAATACGTAATCCCTCGTGCTAGACCCAGCTGCGATATGggaatttccactaagtagaattcaatgttaataaactgaatagtttggtagttatggcatagaaaaccagtttaagatcttataaatacgtttttttatattactagagccctctagacatgaaataacacccctatagtcaccttcacattttgtattactcgatataatagatataaacagagaaagtaagacatattagacataaacaaGGAAACAGACTAacacattagcagttccttgttgtttttctctGGACTGCGTAGTTCCtgaggtggctattgtctcatcaatgtattgcaCTGGCTGCTTTTATgcttgcattacccaatatagtagacataataagagcaaatacgccatttaagatgtaaataaaactcctgctccagTTCCCCAGGGGACCTTAATGCCAGGTGGACGGGAAGTGACGTCGTCGGTGACGTATggacacaacagtagcctgtgttattattatgattattatgttattattattgtggtctctgctttttgcagatgatgatgtggtcctgctggcttcaccgAGCcctgaccttcaactctcactggattggtGTGAAGCGggcgggatgagaatcagcacctccatggTCCATGGAGTGCCGTCCCCGGGTCGGTGATGAGATCCTGCACCGAGTGggggagtttaggtacctcggggtcttgttcacgcgTTATGGAAGGACGGAacacgagatcgacaggcgaatcCGCAGTGATGccgactctacatcggtctgtttcGGTGAATTTACccgtcgatctacgttcctaccctcacctatggtcacgagctttgggttgtgaccgaaaggacaagatcgcaggtacaagcagccgaaatgagttttctccgtagggtggctagaCTCTCCGTTAGAGATAAGATGAGGAgtcctgtcatccgggagagacttggaggagaaccgctactcctccgcattgagaggagccagatgaggtggcttgggatCCGCCGGATGAAGTgtccggggagagggaagtcagggcctccctgcttaggctgctgccccggcgacccgacctcggataagcggtagaagatgaatggattatTGTGTGAGATAATTCAGGCCTACAATAGCTGCTGATCACGTCTCACAttctggcgacacctagtggctaatgtagaacactacattcacaagtggaatgtttcttctgccttgtattttaattcatttagcaatttttatgcttgaaaatcgtTTCTATAGTGTATATTATGTCGCAAGCAACTTttgttcagtcatttttattttttctttatttaaattcttttttccacttttttaagtcatttttttcacttttatttaagtcatttttgcttttggggttgtttttttttacacttttatttaaatcattgtatttttatttctttgtattttttttacacttttatttaactcatttttatttctttgtgttttttttacacttttatttaactctttttatttctttgtattttttttgcacttttatttaagtcatttttatttttatttctttgtattttttacacttttatttaactaattttcatttttattcctttgtattttttacatttttatttaactaattttcatttttatttctttgtattttttacttttttattgaacttgtttttatttttatttctttgtatttttttacacttttatttaagtcatttttgtttgggtttttttttttacacttatttcaatctttttttatgtttatatttattttttctactgttatttaaatcaatcaaatcaaatgtatttttaaatgtatttttaattccttttttttaaatggcctggcatcttttgaaacatgaatacacatgattccatgtccaaagtgcattttagaggaatctATGAAGGCATTTTATCAAGtaaatgacaaagaaaatgataactgcatgcatacaaatgaagCATACATTCTAGTTAAATATCAAAAAAGACCACGCATGAGtggtatattacatattttaatggaattttttacttgctgtctgcgacccaccagttgagaaccactgccatcACGGGTTAAACTGcataaatgtacaattttaagATGTCATAGATGTCATTTATGATGTCATAGAACAGCCAACAGTACGTCTCAATATCACCACGGTGACAGCAGCAGCCTTCTTATTTAGCAAGAAATGATTAGGGGCACGCACCTAACCACCTAACAGTAACACACTCACTTAACTTTATGTACATTAGTATGTCAAGCCGCTACACTTCCCAAAATATATAGTTGGAGAAAAATGCATATTAACAAGGCATTGCTCCCCATAAGCCCCTGTGAGGCTGTGCTAGGTTGTCAGGTTATAGGATGATACTGTAATGCACCGTGGATCAACTGGCTTAGCATAGATAGTTAAGATAAGTATTTATGACAGCTCCGGTTAGCGTGAGCTTGCAGGGTGGACCTGGGCCTGCACCGAGGCTCCAAGTTCTGCAAGTTAGGATCAGTGGAGACCCTGACATTGCCTCGTGTGTGTTCATGCTTGTGTGTTCGTGtagtacactcctgatcgacATTTTAAGAgctgtggaaaaatggcaagaatgtacattttgcactgttggatctcattTTATATGTGCTATTGAACAGAAATATGGAGGTGACATGCACACCATTTTATTGCAACATCAATGACAATATTATTCTTTTCCAaatatacattacaatacatcaAATATATACCGGATGTTGGTTTTTTCCAGGGCAGTATTTCGTTTCCAGTTCATTAACTGTCAGCCTTCACAACTGCACACCATAAGAAGCAAAAATAACTATAACACaatgttttttattaaataatgctaatattaataattgttattgtgtaatagataaataaatacgtcTACAagatgcatttatttataaatctgaTTATATAtgcataaaattatgagaaaagagACACATTTTGTTCCAGAAGACCTCACAATAGTCGGTCGCTTCATCACCTACGGTAGATAAAACCCTGCACTTTTCCAAATATAATAAAGTTCCACAAAGCAGATATATTTTGGTCTGTGACAGGAGGACAGATCAGGATTAAACACAAGACTGTTTCTACATGATTTCCCTGCTATTACATGATGAATAAATCAACTTTCGCCCCCTGTGTGTTGTGGTTGAAGTCACTCTGCCCCGTTGCCCCTTTGCTGCTCCGCTCCCACCTCCCACTCCCGCTTCTTCCCTTCGCCCATCCCCTCACGGGTGTGCAGCTTGTGCATGAACTCATCCAGGATGTGCTGTGCCGACGTGGAGGTCACGTCCACAGCGTCCTGCTCCACAAGGGTCACCATTACCTCTCCCTTTGCACCCAGGCCATCAGCACTGTGGAGCTGCTGGTGCTTCAGAGAGCTGTCGGTGTATTGAAGTGCCAGGGAAGACTGCTGGTGATTATGAGGATAGATACTTTGTGGCGCGCCAGCGTAATTGGCTATTA of the Dunckerocampus dactyliophorus isolate RoL2022-P2 chromosome 11, RoL_Ddac_1.1, whole genome shotgun sequence genome contains:
- the rom1b gene encoding rod outer segment membrane protein 1b isoform X1 — protein: MVLLKMKFTQQRRVRLAQGLWLLSWMAVMCGSFIFSLGVYLKIELLRRAEVMDNTEIHVVPNILMLVGLASIGTNWVAGRVCQDSLDPSRFPRWKVLLLGWYAVAALLCCLLITVVVLSYALQGRLEESLKVGLRNGIRFYKDTDVPGRCFQKETIDRLQMEFRCCGNTNFRDWFEVQWVSNRYLDYTSKDVKDRIRSNIDGRFLLDGVPFSCCNPASPRPCLQYHLTDNAAHYNYEFQNEELNLYNRGCREALIDYYMDLMNSTGPGVLSVILIQMSVLFSLRYLQTSVEGAMAQEHPEGDSEGYLLEKGVKETLEEAKVKALLLMKFGQVDPSATEGTADIAEKDAATPSSS
- the rom1b gene encoding rod outer segment membrane protein 1b isoform X2, with product MDNTEIHVVPNILMLVGLASIGTNWVAGRVCQDSLDPSRFPRWKVLLLGWYAVAALLCCLLITVVVLSYALQGRLEESLKVGLRNGIRFYKDTDVPGRCFQKETIDRLQMEFRCCGNTNFRDWFEVQWVSNRYLDYTSKDVKDRIRSNIDGRFLLDGVPFSCCNPASPRPCLQYHLTDNAAHYNYEFQNEELNLYNRGCREALIDYYMDLMNSTGPGVLSVILIQMSVLFSLRYLQTSVEGAMAQEHPEGDSEGYLLEKGVKETLEEAKVKALLLMKFGQVDPSATEGTADIAEKDAATPSSS